From the Psychrilyobacter piezotolerans genome, one window contains:
- a CDS encoding O-antigen ligase family protein has protein sequence MLKKIKLLPLLIILGVVPLIVRLKIIPTPIGSLDYMAYPLGENNFDFFSYYKAIFIVALSTIGLILFFIKGEVVKTKYYIPLIVMGILANLSTVFSPFTSIVLKGVGDRYEGIFVWLSYLVITFLTVNLARTKKDIKILLGAAFAGIIVISIIGSFQFFGLDLFKSALGRHLILPKDLWGIADTLNFKFDKYIIYSTYFNPNYGGSLMVMFLFFAAMTFLSVRGKLYNISAYLFYILIYINWLGCRSRAGFLAGQFTLIFFLFFYRKNLIKKSKKIILLVVTSLIIGWVMDGFSENSLGKKLYDTELSSYNPMREMVLNTPNDLVVTTDKAGLNIIRKDEKLVFKDEDGRTLPSEFVDNRYKFNDNRYEKFEIEKRKEDYYNIVYDKFSYPLILRDNGFKTIGFQGRLTDIYMAERVRWMDGYEFRGSSRVYIWSRTIPKLKQTGFLGGGPDTYSLIFPQEDNFGKRIAFGNPSMIVDKPHNLYLQILINMGYLFFIGFVVFIGTYLIQSIKIYRNREFNSFYEVVGLATALAISGYLAAGMFNDSAVSVAPYFWFFMGLGIGVNKKLEG, from the coding sequence ATGCTAAAAAAAATAAAATTATTACCGCTATTAATTATCCTGGGGGTGGTACCTCTAATAGTAAGGTTAAAGATTATACCAACTCCTATAGGGAGTCTGGATTATATGGCCTATCCATTGGGAGAAAATAACTTTGATTTTTTCTCCTACTATAAGGCAATTTTCATTGTAGCCTTGTCGACTATAGGACTCATCCTCTTTTTTATAAAGGGAGAGGTCGTAAAAACAAAATATTATATTCCTTTAATAGTTATGGGGATCCTGGCTAACTTATCTACAGTGTTTTCCCCCTTTACATCCATAGTCTTAAAGGGTGTCGGGGACAGGTATGAGGGAATTTTTGTATGGCTGTCATATCTGGTAATAACTTTTTTGACTGTCAACCTGGCGAGAACCAAAAAAGATATAAAAATACTCTTGGGAGCAGCCTTTGCAGGAATCATTGTGATCTCAATTATAGGGAGTTTTCAGTTTTTTGGATTGGACCTGTTCAAAAGTGCTTTGGGCAGACATCTGATCCTGCCAAAAGACCTCTGGGGGATAGCGGACACTCTGAATTTTAAATTTGATAAATATATTATCTATTCCACCTATTTTAACCCAAATTATGGCGGATCACTGATGGTCATGTTTTTATTCTTTGCTGCAATGACTTTTTTAAGTGTCAGGGGGAAGTTATATAATATTTCAGCATATTTGTTTTATATCTTGATCTATATAAACTGGCTGGGGTGCCGGTCTAGAGCCGGGTTTTTAGCAGGGCAGTTCACCCTGATATTTTTTCTCTTCTTTTACAGGAAAAATCTTATTAAAAAATCAAAGAAAATCATCTTACTGGTAGTTACATCTCTGATCATAGGGTGGGTAATGGACGGTTTTTCAGAAAATTCACTGGGGAAAAAACTATATGATACAGAGTTATCCAGCTATAATCCCATGAGGGAGATGGTCTTGAATACTCCCAATGACCTTGTGGTTACAACGGATAAAGCTGGATTGAATATTATCAGAAAAGATGAAAAGTTGGTCTTTAAGGATGAAGACGGCAGAACACTCCCTTCGGAATTTGTGGATAATAGATATAAATTTAACGACAATAGATATGAAAAATTTGAGATAGAAAAAAGAAAGGAAGACTACTATAACATCGTCTATGATAAATTTAGTTATCCCTTAATCTTAAGGGATAACGGCTTTAAAACTATTGGGTTTCAGGGTCGGCTCACCGATATCTATATGGCAGAAAGGGTAAGATGGATGGACGGATATGAATTTAGGGGAAGTTCCAGGGTATACATATGGTCTAGAACTATTCCCAAATTGAAGCAGACCGGATTTTTAGGGGGAGGACCCGATACCTATTCTCTGATCTTCCCCCAGGAGGATAACTTCGGGAAACGGATAGCCTTTGGGAATCCCAGCATGATAGTGGATAAACCCCATAATCTGTACCTGCAGATCCTCATCAATATGGGATATTTATTTTTTATAGGTTTTGTGGTTTTTATCGGAACCTATCTGATTCAGTCTATAAAAATTTATAGAAACAGAGAATTTAATAGTTTTTATGAAGTTGTTGGTTTGGCCACAGCACTGGCCATAAGCGGTTATCTGGCTGCCGGGATGTTTAATGACAGTGCAGTATCGGTAGCACCATATTTTTGGTTTTTTATGGGGTTGGGTATAGGTGTAAACAAAAAGCTGGAAGGGTGA
- a CDS encoding M20/M25/M40 family metallo-hydrolase, which translates to MINEQRITDNFLDMVKIPSPSLKERVMADYVKAELEKIGLEVTEDNAGESCNGNAGNIIGVLKAKGSNKKKVLFSAHMDTVLPCDKITPIIEDGIIKSDGTSVLGGDDKAGIAAILEMLKQLKENNLDHPEIIVVFSIAEEIGLLGARAMDVEKYAPDFGIIIDSGGKPGTVTVQAPFAAKGKIEIIGKPAHAGLEPENGINALVVASHAITKLRLGRVDENTTSNIGVVTGGTAVNIVMPSVSMMYEARSFDGKVLDELLSETKAIFTETAKEFGAEFKEEIVKGYDGFKIEAGSEILRVLEGACKDIDIEYKPMKSGGGSDTNIYNGKGIPSVNLGIGMSKVHTKEEFIKIEDMVGCTKLLLSIIDKI; encoded by the coding sequence ATGATAAATGAACAAAGAATCACAGATAACTTTTTAGATATGGTTAAAATCCCGTCACCGTCTTTAAAAGAAAGAGTTATGGCTGATTATGTAAAGGCTGAATTGGAAAAAATAGGCCTTGAAGTTACTGAAGATAATGCAGGTGAAAGCTGCAACGGTAATGCCGGCAACATCATCGGTGTCTTAAAGGCTAAAGGTTCTAATAAAAAGAAAGTATTATTTAGTGCTCATATGGACACTGTTTTACCTTGTGATAAGATCACACCGATTATAGAAGATGGAATCATTAAATCAGATGGTACCTCTGTTTTAGGGGGAGATGACAAAGCTGGTATTGCAGCTATCTTAGAGATGCTTAAGCAGTTAAAAGAAAACAACTTAGATCACCCTGAGATTATTGTTGTATTTTCTATTGCAGAAGAGATAGGTCTTTTGGGTGCCCGTGCAATGGATGTTGAAAAATATGCCCCTGATTTTGGAATTATCATAGACTCAGGCGGAAAACCAGGAACTGTTACTGTACAGGCACCATTTGCAGCTAAAGGAAAGATTGAGATCATTGGTAAACCAGCTCATGCAGGTTTGGAGCCTGAAAATGGAATCAATGCTTTGGTAGTAGCATCCCATGCAATCACTAAATTAAGGTTGGGAAGGGTAGATGAAAACACCACTTCTAATATCGGTGTAGTAACTGGAGGAACAGCTGTAAATATTGTTATGCCCAGTGTATCTATGATGTATGAGGCCAGGAGTTTTGACGGTAAAGTTTTAGATGAACTGCTATCTGAAACCAAAGCTATCTTCACTGAAACAGCAAAAGAGTTTGGAGCAGAATTTAAAGAAGAAATCGTAAAGGGATATGACGGATTTAAAATTGAAGCAGGTAGTGAGATCTTGAGAGTTTTAGAGGGTGCTTGTAAAGATATAGATATCGAATATAAACCTATGAAATCCGGTGGTGGAAGTGATACTAATATCTACAATGGAAAGGGAATTCCTTCTGTTAATCTGGGTATAGGTATGAGTAAAGTTCATACTAAAGAGGAATTTATTAAGATCGAAGATATGGTAGGATGTACAAAATTATTGCTTTCTATTATAGATAAAATATAG
- the prmA gene encoding 50S ribosomal protein L11 methyltransferase, with amino-acid sequence MKLIEVRLIFEADEPQYVKKEITDLFYEFGVQGLKIDEPMERDSLDYYRDEKIFLQRDYAVSAYFPVNLYVEKKKSLITDTFEEKFKDREDLIYSLDFYELDEEDYQNSWKKYLYPEKVSERFVVKPTWREYEAEEDEIVIELDPGRAFGTGSHPTTSLCIKQMEDYIHEGDSVIDVGTGSGILMVAANKLGASEVWGVDIDPLAVEVAKENLELNKVDMNTIKLFKGDLVKVVEDKKFDVVVANILADVILLLLNDMSTVVKKGGLMILSGIIEDKAAEIKKRIISLGYEVVSETKDKEWVSFTARA; translated from the coding sequence ATGAAATTAATAGAAGTTAGATTAATATTTGAAGCCGATGAGCCTCAATATGTAAAAAAAGAAATAACCGATCTATTTTACGAATTCGGAGTCCAGGGGCTTAAGATCGACGAACCTATGGAGAGAGATTCCCTGGATTACTATAGAGATGAAAAGATATTTTTACAGAGAGATTATGCTGTATCGGCATATTTTCCTGTAAATTTATATGTGGAGAAGAAAAAATCCCTTATAACTGATACTTTTGAAGAAAAATTTAAAGATCGTGAGGATCTTATCTATTCCTTGGATTTTTATGAACTGGATGAAGAGGATTACCAAAATTCTTGGAAAAAATACCTTTATCCCGAAAAAGTAAGTGAAAGATTTGTGGTAAAACCTACTTGGCGTGAATACGAGGCTGAAGAGGACGAAATAGTCATTGAGTTAGATCCCGGGAGGGCTTTTGGTACCGGATCTCATCCGACTACTTCCCTTTGTATCAAACAGATGGAAGACTATATCCACGAAGGGGACTCTGTCATAGATGTGGGGACCGGATCCGGAATACTTATGGTTGCAGCCAATAAATTAGGGGCATCTGAGGTATGGGGTGTTGATATCGACCCTCTGGCTGTAGAAGTAGCCAAAGAAAATTTAGAATTAAATAAAGTCGATATGAATACTATAAAACTATTCAAAGGTGATCTGGTTAAAGTTGTAGAAGATAAAAAGTTTGATGTAGTGGTAGCTAATATCTTAGCTGATGTAATCTTACTCCTGCTAAACGACATGTCTACAGTTGTAAAAAAAGGCGGTCTTATGATCTTATCTGGAATAATTGAAGATAAAGCTGCTGAGATAAAGAAAAGAATAATTTCATTGGGATACGAAGTTGTCTCAGAAACAAAAGATAAAGAATGGGTAAGTTTTACTGCCAGAGCGTAA
- the miaA gene encoding tRNA (adenosine(37)-N6)-dimethylallyltransferase MiaA — MKGIVILGPTAVGKTSLSIKLAKKLKTEIISADSAQVYTGMDIGTAKVDVHEAQGIFHHMIDVVEPISKYNVGEYQKRVNIILKTFEKEGKTPILVGGTGLYINSVTNGLAELPQSEPGLREELDSRSGSELYEELERIDPCAARDIHPNNKRRVGRALEIFHLTGEKFSVISKRNIKRNNFEFIKIGLERDRNNLYERINLRVDLMVEGGLIEEVKKLYTIYGENLRRINVIGYSEIIDYFRGETTLEEAVFQIKQNSRRYAKRQFTWFKNDPDVIWFDVEKMSEEEILEKILRLIEE; from the coding sequence ATGAAAGGAATTGTTATCTTGGGTCCTACTGCTGTAGGAAAAACAAGTTTATCTATAAAATTAGCAAAAAAATTAAAGACAGAGATAATCTCAGCTGATTCAGCTCAGGTATATACCGGGATGGATATAGGCACGGCAAAGGTCGATGTCCATGAAGCACAGGGAATATTTCATCATATGATCGATGTAGTAGAGCCCATAAGTAAGTATAATGTAGGCGAATATCAAAAAAGAGTAAATATAATACTAAAAACCTTCGAAAAGGAAGGAAAAACTCCTATATTAGTGGGAGGAACCGGCTTATACATCAACTCTGTGACCAATGGCTTGGCAGAGCTGCCTCAGTCGGAACCAGGACTTAGGGAGGAACTGGACAGCAGGAGTGGGTCTGAATTATACGAAGAATTGGAAAGGATTGACCCTTGTGCAGCCAGAGATATCCACCCAAATAATAAACGCAGGGTGGGGAGAGCTCTGGAAATTTTCCACCTTACAGGGGAAAAATTTTCTGTTATCAGCAAGAGAAACATCAAAAGAAATAACTTTGAATTTATCAAAATAGGTTTAGAAAGAGACAGAAATAATTTATATGAAAGAATAAACCTGAGAGTTGATCTTATGGTAGAGGGAGGACTCATCGAGGAGGTTAAGAAACTCTATACTATATACGGAGAAAATTTGAGAAGGATCAACGTCATAGGATATAGTGAGATTATAGATTATTTCAGAGGGGAAACAACTTTGGAAGAGGCTGTGTTTCAAATCAAACAAAATTCCCGTAGATATGCTAAAAGGCAATTTACATGGTTTAAAAATGACCCCGATGTTATCTGGTTCGATGTAGAAAAGATGAGCGAGGAAGAGATCTTAGAAAAAATATTAAGGTTAATTGAGGAATAA
- the yqeH gene encoding ribosome biogenesis GTPase YqeH, translating into MIKKCNGCGIELQSEDKNKHGYVPKEMLKGKKSATCQRCFKLTNYGDFIPMEMTAEDYRKEVQRSANSAKIVLAVFDIIDFEGSFDDEILDILKEKDSIIIINKVDLIPGGKHASEVANWVKERLAEEGIVPLDIAIVSAKNTYGINGIIRKINHFCPHGAKVMVMGTTNVGKSSIINRLLGEKKATISKYPGTTLKSTKNVIPNSNITIIDTPGLIPTGRISDLVCEKCHLDIVPSKEISRKTFKVNADKIILIGGLVKVKVLTDNEMKPIFSIFASKNVTFHDTKEDRVEKLITEHTGTLITPPCEKCKDEFYALPAKTEVYDLNVGEELVFKGLGWISVKRGPLKVEITLPEAAEVIVRDAFIQPKRPIK; encoded by the coding sequence ATAATAAAAAAGTGTAACGGTTGTGGTATTGAACTGCAAAGTGAAGATAAAAATAAACATGGTTATGTCCCTAAAGAGATGTTAAAGGGAAAGAAAAGTGCAACCTGCCAAAGGTGTTTTAAATTAACTAACTACGGTGATTTTATCCCTATGGAGATGACTGCTGAAGATTATAGAAAAGAAGTTCAGCGTTCTGCTAATAGTGCTAAGATTGTCTTAGCTGTATTCGACATCATTGATTTTGAAGGATCATTTGACGATGAAATATTAGATATTTTGAAAGAGAAGGATTCTATTATAATCATCAACAAGGTAGATCTAATCCCTGGAGGGAAACATGCCAGTGAGGTAGCTAACTGGGTAAAAGAAAGACTTGCAGAGGAAGGAATCGTTCCCCTGGATATCGCCATAGTCAGTGCTAAAAATACTTATGGTATCAACGGTATCATCAGAAAGATAAATCATTTCTGCCCACACGGTGCCAAAGTTATGGTAATGGGAACTACAAATGTTGGAAAATCAAGTATCATCAACAGGTTATTGGGAGAGAAGAAAGCAACTATCTCTAAATATCCAGGTACTACCCTTAAATCAACTAAAAATGTAATACCTAACTCTAATATCACCATAATAGATACTCCTGGACTGATTCCTACCGGAAGAATATCCGATCTGGTATGTGAGAAATGTCATCTGGATATTGTTCCTTCTAAGGAAATCTCCAGGAAAACATTTAAAGTAAATGCTGACAAGATAATCTTAATCGGTGGATTAGTTAAGGTAAAAGTATTAACCGACAACGAGATGAAACCCATATTCAGTATATTTGCTTCTAAAAATGTAACTTTCCACGATACAAAAGAAGACAGGGTAGAGAAACTTATTACAGAACATACGGGGACATTAATAACTCCTCCATGTGAGAAGTGTAAGGATGAGTTCTATGCTCTGCCTGCAAAGACTGAAGTTTATGACCTTAATGTAGGAGAGGAACTTGTATTTAAAGGACTTGGATGGATCTCTGTAAAGAGAGGGCCGTTAAAAGTAGAGATCACCCTTCCAGAAGCAGCAGAAGTAATTGTGAGAGATGCATTTATTCAGCCTAAAAGACCAATCAAATAA
- a CDS encoding TIGR00282 family metallophosphoesterase: protein MKVLIIGDVVGKPGRNILTDYLERKKSEYDLIIVNGENAAAGFGLTEKIAKQFYEIGVDAITSGNHIWDKKEMVEYLKTDHKILRPLNYPKGVSGVGWNIFTTPAGEKVGVVSLQGRIFMPPIDCPFQRITEVLDEIRKQTTNIVVDFHAEATSEKMAMGRFLDGKVSVVLGTHTHIQTSDSRILDGGTGYITDVGMTGSHDGIIGMTVDSVLPRFLTSLPTKFAICNDNVRINGIEVELDQYGKCSDIKRIDLSIEELDFADFL, encoded by the coding sequence ATGAAAGTTTTGATAATAGGAGATGTGGTTGGTAAACCAGGTAGAAATATCTTAACCGACTATTTAGAGAGAAAAAAAAGTGAATATGACCTGATCATTGTCAACGGTGAAAATGCCGCTGCAGGATTTGGGCTAACTGAAAAAATAGCCAAACAATTTTATGAGATCGGAGTAGATGCCATTACCTCTGGTAACCATATTTGGGATAAAAAAGAGATGGTGGAATATCTTAAAACTGACCATAAAATTTTAAGACCACTAAACTATCCAAAGGGAGTGTCCGGAGTAGGTTGGAATATCTTTACAACTCCTGCAGGGGAGAAAGTAGGAGTTGTTTCATTGCAAGGTAGAATTTTCATGCCGCCTATTGATTGTCCGTTCCAGAGGATCACAGAGGTTTTAGATGAGATCAGAAAACAAACAACTAATATTGTCGTAGATTTTCATGCTGAGGCTACATCTGAAAAGATGGCTATGGGAAGGTTTCTTGATGGTAAAGTTTCGGTAGTTTTGGGAACTCATACCCATATCCAGACTTCCGACAGCAGAATTTTAGATGGCGGTACCGGGTATATTACAGACGTTGGGATGACTGGATCTCATGACGGGATAATTGGAATGACTGTAGACTCAGTTTTACCTAGATTTTTGACTTCCCTTCCGACTAAGTTCGCTATCTGCAATGACAATGTAAGGATCAACGGTATCGAGGTGGAGTTAGACCAATATGGTAAATGCAGTGATATCAAGAGGATAGATCTTTCTATCGAAGAGTTAGATTTTGCAGATTTTCTCTAA
- a CDS encoding STAS domain-containing protein, with amino-acid sequence MNSNFELIEKDINGIKVIKITGELDAMVAPKLKERLAKLVENETYNFIINCEELSHINSLAMGILRGKLREVKGHNGDIKLSNLNDHIKTIFEMVGLDEIFEICATEEEALAKF; translated from the coding sequence ATGAACTCTAATTTTGAATTAATCGAAAAGGACATTAATGGTATAAAGGTAATTAAAATCACAGGTGAACTTGACGCTATGGTGGCTCCCAAATTAAAGGAAAGACTTGCTAAATTAGTTGAAAATGAAACTTATAACTTCATAATCAACTGTGAGGAGTTAAGTCACATCAACAGTTTGGCTATGGGTATTTTGAGAGGAAAATTAAGAGAAGTTAAGGGGCATAACGGCGATATAAAGTTATCAAACTTAAATGATCATATCAAAACAATTTTTGAAATGGTCGGGTTAGATGAGATATTTGAGATTTGTGCTACTGAAGAAGAGGCTTTAGCTAAATTTTAA
- a CDS encoding ATP-binding protein, translated as MQGEGIRIIVPSSLKNLSLIRALVKTYLIAESVSEKDILRLLTVIDELATNAIEHGYNYHSGEISIFMIKEGNFVKITVEDFGAGFNRLKESKSEGGMGLNIVRGLVDNLEIKPKKIGTKFEILKEVEEETK; from the coding sequence TTGCAAGGTGAAGGAATCAGAATAATCGTTCCATCTTCTTTGAAAAATCTTTCTTTAATTAGAGCCCTTGTGAAAACGTATTTAATTGCAGAATCTGTATCTGAAAAAGATATTCTTAGGCTTCTGACTGTTATAGATGAACTGGCAACCAATGCAATCGAACATGGATACAACTATCATAGTGGAGAGATCTCTATATTTATGATAAAGGAAGGTAACTTCGTGAAAATTACTGTAGAAGATTTTGGAGCTGGATTCAACAGATTAAAAGAAAGTAAGTCTGAAGGGGGCATGGGGTTAAATATAGTTAGGGGTCTCGTAGATAATCTAGAGATTAAACCTAAGAAAATCGGAACAAAATTTGAAATATTAAAAGAAGTTGAGGAGGAAACAAAATAA
- the surE gene encoding 5'/3'-nucleotidase SurE has product MNILISNDDGIYAEGIKILVSYLQDAGHTTYVVAPLEEQSGTGHGITLHQPMRVREVYRDNNFFGHSVSGKPADTIKVALAHLYDEKEIDFVISGINRGANLGTDLFYSGTFAAASEGTFWRKNAIALSLIVDGNDLYFESAGEFIAEYLKTIKDLKFPIGTLLNINVPNLPMEEIKGVKYTKQSNRKFQEKLIEREDSQGNKYFWLGGHPVKGDHVENSDLDAIENGYISVTPVKLNLYDNELEVLLKENTKKEKYEINRS; this is encoded by the coding sequence ATGAATATATTAATTTCAAATGATGACGGTATCTATGCTGAAGGGATCAAAATCCTGGTCAGCTATCTTCAAGATGCCGGGCATACAACATATGTAGTAGCTCCCCTGGAGGAGCAAAGCGGTACCGGACACGGGATCACTCTGCACCAGCCTATGAGGGTAAGGGAAGTTTATAGAGATAATAATTTCTTTGGTCATTCTGTTTCCGGGAAACCTGCCGATACTATAAAGGTGGCACTGGCCCACCTGTATGACGAAAAGGAGATTGATTTTGTCATCTCCGGAATAAATCGTGGAGCTAATTTAGGGACCGATTTATTTTATTCGGGGACTTTTGCTGCTGCTTCTGAAGGTACATTTTGGAGAAAGAACGCCATCGCTCTCTCCCTTATTGTAGATGGGAATGATCTATACTTTGAGAGTGCAGGAGAATTTATAGCAGAGTATTTAAAAACAATAAAAGACCTGAAATTTCCTATCGGAACTCTTTTGAATATCAATGTTCCCAACCTTCCCATGGAGGAGATTAAAGGGGTTAAGTATACCAAACAGAGCAATAGAAAATTTCAGGAAAAATTAATTGAAAGGGAAGATTCCCAGGGAAATAAATATTTTTGGTTAGGAGGACACCCTGTAAAAGGTGACCATGTGGAGAATTCCGATTTAGATGCTATTGAAAATGGCTATATATCTGTCACTCCGGTAAAATTAAATTTATACGACAATGAATTAGAGGTATTGCTTAAAGAAAACACTAAAAAGGAGAAATATGAAATTAATAGAAGTTAG
- the rny gene encoding ribonuclease Y, which produces MNTIIMIAAVIVAAGIFSSVLYKKSVVDKKIEDLNNLENSVEQAKVKAQKIEKRATFDAESKAKEITIKAKETAYKIKEDAEKEIKLAKNEINQKENRLIKREESLDSKLDRIEAKTVEINNYEKKLNLKESEIEELKQKQELELEKISELSKEDAKNILLDKLKDDLTHDSAVMIRSFEHKLEEEKDRMTQRILSTAIGKASAEFVSDATVSVVQLPNDEMKGRIIGREGRNIRTIESLTGVDVIIDDTPEAVVLSCFDGVKREIARSALEKLVNDGRIHPTKIEEAIKKATKEVDKGIREAGEHALFELGITGVHPEVTKVLGSLKFRTSYGQNVLTHAIEVGHLAATLAAEIGADVKLAKRSGLFHDIGKVLTHETETSHGLLGAEFLRKFGEKDLVANGAESHHHEVEFKCIESVLVQAADAISASRPGARRETLNTYIKRLEELEAIASSFEGVDSSYAIQAGREMRIIINPEIISDDKTTILSRDIAKKIEETMQYPGQIKVTVVRETRSVEYAK; this is translated from the coding sequence ATGAATACAATTATTATGATAGCGGCAGTTATAGTGGCAGCAGGGATATTTTCCTCTGTACTTTATAAAAAATCTGTTGTGGATAAAAAAATAGAAGATTTAAACAACCTTGAAAACAGCGTAGAACAAGCAAAGGTCAAAGCTCAAAAAATTGAAAAAAGAGCTACTTTTGATGCTGAATCAAAGGCTAAAGAGATAACTATCAAAGCTAAAGAAACAGCATACAAAATCAAAGAAGATGCTGAAAAAGAAATCAAGTTAGCTAAAAATGAAATAAATCAAAAAGAAAACAGGCTTATTAAAAGAGAAGAATCTCTGGATAGTAAGTTGGACAGAATCGAAGCTAAAACTGTAGAGATAAATAATTATGAAAAAAAATTAAACCTTAAAGAAAGCGAGATCGAAGAATTAAAGCAAAAACAAGAGTTGGAGCTGGAGAAAATCTCAGAATTATCCAAAGAGGATGCTAAAAATATCTTACTGGATAAGTTAAAAGATGATCTTACTCATGATTCCGCCGTTATGATCAGAAGTTTTGAGCATAAATTAGAGGAAGAAAAAGACAGGATGACTCAAAGAATACTTTCTACTGCTATCGGGAAAGCTTCAGCTGAATTTGTTTCCGATGCCACTGTATCTGTGGTACAACTGCCAAATGATGAGATGAAGGGTAGAATCATAGGTCGTGAAGGTAGAAATATCAGAACCATTGAATCTTTAACCGGAGTAGATGTAATCATCGACGATACCCCGGAAGCTGTGGTTTTATCATGTTTTGATGGTGTCAAAAGAGAGATTGCCAGAAGTGCACTGGAAAAATTGGTAAATGATGGAAGAATTCATCCTACAAAGATCGAAGAAGCTATAAAAAAAGCAACTAAAGAAGTGGATAAAGGGATCCGTGAAGCCGGTGAACACGCATTATTCGAACTTGGAATTACAGGAGTTCATCCTGAAGTAACTAAAGTTTTAGGAAGTTTAAAATTCAGAACCAGTTATGGACAAAACGTTTTAACTCATGCCATCGAAGTTGGCCACCTGGCTGCTACATTGGCTGCCGAAATTGGAGCAGATGTAAAATTAGCCAAGAGATCTGGTCTATTCCATGATATCGGTAAGGTATTGACCCATGAAACTGAGACTTCTCATGGATTATTAGGGGCAGAATTTTTAAGAAAATTCGGCGAGAAAGACCTGGTAGCCAATGGTGCTGAATCACATCATCATGAAGTTGAATTTAAATGTATTGAATCTGTTTTAGTCCAGGCAGCAGACGCTATATCAGCATCCAGACCTGGAGCAAGACGTGAAACATTGAATACATATATCAAAAGATTAGAAGAATTAGAAGCTATTGCAAGTTCTTTTGAGGGGGTAGATTCATCTTATGCTATCCAAGCTGGTAGAGAGATGAGGATCATCATCAATCCTGAAATCATAAGTGACGATAAGACTACTATCCTGTCCCGTGACATAGCTAAAAAAATAGAAGAAACTATGCAATATCCTGGTCAGATTAAAGTAACTGTAGTCAGAGAGACTAGATCTGTGGAATATGCAAAATAA
- the mreC gene encoding rod shape-determining protein MreC gives MNFKQKKTKQKWWLPLIMVFFMAAAFSRSDLFISKTNNLLLPLRLKVYKTTSNIKDFFNTFFYIKEISKKNEILELTIEKQKHLSFENKSLLKENQHLRELLQMKKKVKYEIISAQISYIDALNPYETISIDKGKNDHIKQNMAVTSTSGVIGRIKEVFDDHSTVELITSSQSYTSATDENGDTLSILSGQGNETLSLEYVVTDSNIQVGDKIFTSGISDIYKKNLFLGEITAIDNNDEMFKLITVKLPYNIFNLKDVMIIKKER, from the coding sequence ATGAATTTCAAACAAAAAAAGACTAAACAAAAGTGGTGGCTGCCTTTAATAATGGTTTTTTTCATGGCTGCCGCTTTTTCCCGGTCTGATCTTTTTATATCTAAAACTAACAACCTGCTGCTTCCCCTCAGATTAAAAGTGTATAAAACTACCAGCAATATCAAAGATTTTTTCAATACTTTTTTTTATATTAAAGAGATCTCTAAAAAAAATGAAATTTTAGAATTAACCATAGAAAAACAAAAACATCTTTCCTTTGAAAATAAGAGTCTTTTAAAGGAAAACCAGCATCTGAGGGAACTGCTTCAAATGAAAAAAAAAGTGAAATATGAAATTATCTCAGCCCAAATTTCCTATATAGATGCACTTAATCCCTATGAGACTATATCTATTGACAAGGGAAAAAATGACCATATAAAACAAAATATGGCAGTTACCTCTACCTCAGGTGTCATTGGGAGGATCAAGGAAGTATTTGATGACCATTCCACTGTAGAGTTGATTACCTCCAGCCAGAGTTATACCAGTGCTACCGATGAAAATGGAGACACTCTGTCAATTTTAAGCGGCCAGGGAAATGAAACACTCAGTCTTGAATATGTCGTTACTGATTCAAATATCCAGGTAGGCGATAAAATATTCACGTCCGGTATCAGTGATATCTATAAAAAAAATCTTTTTTTGGGAGAGATCACAGCTATTGACAATAACGACGAGATGTTTAAACTAATAACCGTAAAACTGCCCTATAATATATTTAATCTCAAAGATGTTATGATTATCAAAAAAGAGAGGTAA